A region from the Rosa rugosa chromosome 6, drRosRugo1.1, whole genome shotgun sequence genome encodes:
- the LOC133718585 gene encoding uncharacterized protein LOC133718585 yields the protein MIRSCKNRALYFSVFKIMAPSTRKASSQALAMAKRMREIQLRRTSKSTNTKQSNGSSSRGTMASKKTASKLSLKRPSKSKGSTVARRAGLRLLKRGCVKMCRIVRRKIIGKRMTVPFNQKGQHIGKVGKEMQSYIEVLARMKIPISIPSWKDVLMERAKY from the exons ATGATTCGATCTTGCAAAAATCGTGCTCTCTATTTCAGCGTCTTCAAG ATAATGGCACCTTCGACACGAAAAGCTTCCTCTCAAGCACTAGCAATGGCAAAAAGAATGAGGGAAATCCAGCTGAGAAGGACAAGCAAATCTACTAATACTAAGCAATCAAATGGATCATCATCAAGGGGAACAATGGCTTCAAAAAAAACTGCATCAAAGTTGTCATTGAAACGACCAAGTAAATCAAAGGGTTCAACAGTTGCGAGAAGAGCAGGACTAAGATTGCTTAAACGAGGTTGTGTAAAAATGTGTCGCATTGTTAGGCGGAAGATTATTGGAAAAAGAATGACTGTACCGTTTAACCAGAAAGGGCAACACATAGGAAAAGTCGGAAAAGAGATGCAGTCATATATTGAAGTTTTAGCTCGCATGAAGATTCCAATCTCGATACCATCATGGAAAGATGTGTTAATggaaagggctaaatactga
- the LOC133717231 gene encoding trihelix transcription factor ENAP2 has translation MEKEGNQDQNPSLLSNNLESPRSKPLIGSDRLKRDEWSEGAVSTLLEAYEAKWVLRNRAKLKGHDWEDVARHVSSRASCSKSPKTQTQCKNKIESMKKRYRSESATADGSSWPLYPRLDLLLRGSGPPPPTAAGAATVVAAVATSPAPPQQPPLSAPLAHHSNHALMLLEPSVPVSSPPQPPPPQPPPQHLGTAQNSYGSDGVDRDAKEDGVGMKLSDHASDKNPLEIDSSTPALYSDKEKLRSKRMKRKIEKKTRRRREELEIAESIRWLAEVVVRSEQSRMDTMRDIERMRVEAEAKRGEMDLKRTEIIANTQLEIARIFAAGVGKGVDSSLRIGRS, from the exons atggagaaagaGGGTAACCAGGATCAAAACCCATCTCTCCTCTCTAACAATTTGGAGTCTCCAAGATCAAAACCCTTGATTGGTAGTGACAGGCTGAAGAGAGATGAGTGGAGTGAAGGAGCTGTGTCTACTCTTCTGGAGGCTTATGAGGCCAAATGGGTTCTCAGAAACAGAGCCAAGCTCAAAGGCCATGACTGGGAAGATGTAGCCAGACACGTCTCGTCGCGTGCCAGCTGCTCCAAGTCCCCCAAGACTCAGACGCAGTGCAAGAACAAGATTGAGTCCATGAAGAAACGCTACCGTTCCGAGTCGGCCACGGCTGATGGCTCATCTTGGCCTCTCTATCCAAGACTTGATCTTTTGTTGCGTGGCAGCGGACCACCTCCACCCACAGCAGCAGGAGCAGCAACTGTTGTAGCAGCTGTAGCTACTTCACCGGCACCGCCGCAGCAACCACCGCTATCGGCTCCTCTGGCTCATCATAGCAACCACGCTCTGATGCTATTGGAGCCATCAGTGCCGGTGTCATCGCCGCCTCAACCACCACCTCCACAGCCACCTCCGCAACATTTAGGAACTGCCCAAAATTCATACGGGTCCGATGGTGTTGATAGGGATGCCAAG GAAGATGGAGTGGGGATGAAATTATCAGACCATGCATCAGACAAGAACCCATTGGAGATAGACAGTAGCACACCAGCCCTTTATAGTGATAAGGAAAAGTTAAGGTCCAAGAGAATGAAGAGGAAAATCGAGAAGAAGACGcgaagaagaagggaggaatTAGAGATAGCCGAGAGCATAAGATGGTTAGCCGAGGTTGTGGTAAGATCCGAGCAATCACGAATGGACACAATGAGAGACATAGAGAGGATGAGAGTTGAAGCGGAGGCCAAGAGAGGAGAGATGGATCTGAAGCGCACAGAAATTATTGCCAATACCCAGTTGGAGATTGCAAGGATCTTTGCTGCTGGTGTTGGCAAAGGTGTTGATTCTTCACTAAGAATTGGAAGAAGTTGA